In Trichoderma atroviride chromosome 2, complete sequence, one DNA window encodes the following:
- a CDS encoding uncharacterized protein (EggNog:ENOG41): protein MLLQEHAYTEHGCPIKHAAPLVSCTRSTLSFAVQLVSAASNAACLSSIECGDTARSMSGSLSQPLNAVSGPKPGSSDDAASLVNGRSSEASALDSDFCNALQTIETPGYLKSYFTLPEHAHSGLSVYHVGDIALPLGEIQARQMMGQAKRPDYGITPWELNPTQFKLDYGVWEGRLKALYRHLAPGLGHDQDWIDSVRAEPSAVLLMEKGAIPNFSLGDQQDGTGYIMVYLPTADLQGGEIVNRFGRKEKTVFNPNKTEEHLASWYPNYKPQRVKSGYALAVLFTFFPIKGTINGSALFWRNETRAIRHTLKRWLSKDVKSRERIALYHPIQGNYMTSRRLCLKELMMADVGRVQMLKRISDNFGFKLYLGHIERDQKKLEGDGGYEDIKGSTRITKLLDLDGRLVTENLRLDEAHVPEGFFNCINWESHWRRPPSLTRKGHMKFFVVVPCDAIVPFFVQRGGSDNDLSAMEGIPKVLGEYARMSVKSPCPKNTLPVFQELCELMWDPPTESI, encoded by the exons ATGCTACTGCAAGAACATGCATACACCGAGCACGGCTGCCCTATAAAACACGCTGCCCCTCTTGTGTCTTGTACCCGATCAACGCTGTCCTTTGCCGTCCAACTCGTGTCCGCCGCATCAAATGCCGCCTGCCTCTCTTCAATAGAGTGCGGCGACACGGCGAGATCAATGTCTGGCAGCCTCTCACAGCCGCTTAACGCGGTCTCGGGGCCGAAGCCCGGCAGCAGCGACGATGCGGCGAGCCTCGTCAACGGGCGCAGCAGCGAGGCGTCCGCGCTGGATTCGGATTTCTGCAACGCCCTGCAAACCATCGAGACGCCCGGCTACCTCAAGTCGTACTTTACACTGCCCGAACACGCCCACAGCGGCCTTTCTGTATATCACGTCGGCGATATTGCTCTGCCCCTGGGAGAGATTCAAGCGCGCCAGATGATGGGCCAAGCGAAGCGGCCCGACTATGGCATTACTCCGTGGGAGCTGAATCCCACACAGTTTAAATTGGACTACGGCGTGTGGGAAGGCCGTCTCAAAGCTTTATACAGGCACCTTGCTCCAGGCCTTGGCCATGATCAGGACTGGATAGACTCGGTCCGCGCAGAGCCCAGCGCAGTACTGCTCATGGAAAAGGGAGCCATTCCCAATTTCAGTCT CGGTGATCAACAGGACGGGACGGGATACATCATGGTATACCTGCCCACCGCAGACCTCCAGGGCGGCGAGATTGTAAACAGGTTTGGCcgcaaagaaaagactgTTTTCAATCCCAACAAGACGGAAGAGCATTTGGCTTCTTGGTATCCGAATTATAAGCCACAGCGCGTCAAATCAGGTTACGCTCTGGCGGTActcttcaccttctttccGATAAAGGGTACCATCAATGGATCTGCCCTCTTCTGGCGGAATGAGACGCGAGCAATCCGCCATACCCTCAAGCGATGGCTTTCCAAAGATGTCAAATCCCGCGAGAGGATTGCACTCTATCACCCGATTCAAGGCAACTATATGACAAGCCGCAGGCTCTGTTTAAAAGAGCTCATGATGGCGGATGTTGGCCGAGTTCAGATGCTTAAAAGAATATCCGACAATTTCGGATTCAAATTGTACCTCGGGCATATTGAACGTGAccagaagaagcttgaagGTGATGGCGGTTATGAAGACATAAAAGGAAGCACTCGCATCACAAAACTGCTAGACTTGGATGGGCGCTTGGTGACTGAAAATCTCCGCCTTGATGAGGCTCACGTCCCTGAAGGCTTCTTCAATTGCATTAATTGGGAATCTCACTGGCGCCGG CCTCCGTCGTTGACACGAAAAGGCCATATGAAA TTTTTTGTCGTTGTCCCTTGCGATGCGATTGTACCATTTTTCGTCCAGCGTGGCGGCAGCGACAATGATCTTTCGGCGATGGAGGGAATCCCAAAAGTACTTGGCGAGTATGCCAGAATGTCCGTAAAGAGTCCATGCCCGAAGAATACGCTCCCCGTGTTCCAAGAACTATGCGAGCTTATGTGGGACCCCCCCACGGAATCCATCTGA
- a CDS encoding uncharacterized protein (EggNog:ENOG41), whose translation MFPKTEILSPEDEDALKDAMRPPFHRFDDFETEDMKAHFIGLMGGVVTYKIKASKGKEKYNATASSTWNQGADGEWLLVAHSETQL comes from the coding sequence ATGTTCCCCAAGACGGAGATCCTCTCgcccgaggacgaggacgccCTCAAGGACGCCATGCGCCCGCCCTTTCACCGCTTCGACGACTTCGAGACCGAGGACATGAAGGCCCACTTCATCGGCCTCATGGGCGGCGTCGTCACCTACAAGATCAAGGCGTccaagggcaaggaaaaGTACAATGCGACGGCCTCGTCGACTTGGAACCAGGGCGCGGATGGAGAGTGGCTGCTTGTTGCTCATTCTGAGACGCAGCTGTGA
- a CDS encoding uncharacterized protein (EggNog:ENOG41) has product MAISVYQHLNIPVVNFALARTDSEENRRRVAKELYEAFKNVGFAYVKNHGVPQEVVDEAFAWNHKFFSMPRTDKDKAPRPSASWHHRGYSSVGREKVSQMIFDEASISAARSVPDVKESYEIGRDDEEASLPNIWPPQDILPGFREFFNKFYEVCYAAELEILRLVALGMGLEEEYFIRFHKNRDNQIRLLHYPPIEESILRQGKAERIAAHTDYGTITMLFQDDVGGLEVESVNEKGRFIPAPYIPNTAVVNIADFLMRWSNDELKSTMHRVKAPPSLAAEGDEAVMTKNRMAKARHSVVYFVGADLEKTVGCVPGCWGPGRPKKYEPVNAMEYIRMRLQATY; this is encoded by the exons ATGGCGATTAGCGTTTATCAGCATTTGAATATCCCGGTAGTTAACTTTGCCCTTGCTCGCACGGACTCTGAAGAGAATAGGCGAAGGGTTGCAAAGGAGCTGTACGAGGCTTTCAAGAATGTTGGGTTTGCGTATGTGAAGAATCATGGCGTGCCTCAGGaagttgttgatgaggccTTCGCATGG AACCATAAATTCTTCAGCATGCCGCGGACTGACAAAGACAAGGCACCTCGCCCATCAGCGTCGTGGCACCACCGCGGCTACTCGAGCGTTGGCCGCGAGAAAGTGTCTCAGATGATTTTTGATGAAGCGTCCATTTCAGCCGCGCGAAGCGTTCCTGATGTGAAGGAGTCGTATGAGATTGGTCGCGACGATGAGGAGGCATCTCTGCCGAATATTTGGCCGCCTCAAGATATTCTCCCGGGATTTCGCGAGTTTTTCAACAAATTTTATGAAGTGTGCTATGCCGCTGAGCTGGAGATTCTGAGACTTGTTGCGCTGGGAATGGGGCTTGAAGAGGAGTATTTCATTCGCTTTCACAAGAATAGGGATAACCAGATTCGACTGCTTCATTATCCCCCCATTGAGGAAAGCATTCTTCGACAAGGTAAAGCAGAGAGAATCGCTGCACACACGGATTACGGCACCATCACGATGCTGTTCCAGGACGATGTGGGAGGGCTGGAGGTGGAGAGTGTCAACGAGAAGGGGAGATTCATCCCTGCGCCGTATATACCCAACACGGCCGTGGTGAATATTGCAGATTTCTTGATGCGCTGGAGCAACGACGAGCTGAAGTCGACGATGCACCGGGTCAAGGCCCCGCCATCTCTGGCGGCAGAAGGGGACGAGGCTGTGATGACGAAGAATAGAATGGCCAAGGCAAGACACTCGGTGGTGTACTTTGTTGGTGCGgacttggaaaagacggTGGGTTGTGTGCCTGGTTGCTGGGGGCCGGGGAGGCCGAAGAAGTATGAGCCGGTGAATGCGATGGAGTATATACGAATGAGATTGCAGGCTACTTATTGA
- a CDS encoding uncharacterized protein (EggNog:ENOG41), with protein MPNIGRPSRDCHLCRKRRVKCDLARPACQRCIKYGAECPGYRDQQELVFRNADPTAVKKRKKRTAQSPGVDESPSSASDTGFSTPALSPNGDFMFTSSTDVVLANGVNCNAVAPLTRPVFQHWTSHSVPIVLNVYSNFDFIQDIYSSCNVDGPLIWAAHLFSRTYVTNLRYPTAITRDAHAETERELGTYLGKTLNSVNKALNTPDGAFRDDVLATIWLLSNYELLIGSLNRTETLSPWHLHARGLYSILKIRGVAPLYTAKGRMSFWPAYSMVQIQSLINNTECPPESREWFDIIAQSLFPGEGLGLQVSLFITKVCSVQAKIFSFFRRRDFSGASRDYKDLFAQMKTATHELEDWMESNPMDNHMLEIYVISLYQSAIVKGFNAVKLLINFLTHYPPCPIPLQQLMADRDYCIEIAQTAAQGILESVPRILGPLAAKGKDKSPKTVFDAVRTLWPLICVYVIDICRSEQKLAAEEYLFYIGRELGVRQGLNTYSTKLTLPQEARIPFGEHGGL; from the exons ATGCCCAACATAGGCAGACCTAGTCGGGATTGTCATCTGTGCCGCAAACGGCGTGTCAAG TGTGATCTCGCCCGTCCCGCCTGCCAGAGATGTATCAAATACGGCGCCGAGTGCCCGGGATACCGGGATCAGCAAGAGCTGGTCTTCCGTAACGCAGATCCCACTGCCgtcaagaagcgcaagaagcGCACGGCGCAATCTCCTGGGGTTGATGagtcgccgtcttcagcATCGGATACGGGCTTTTCGACGCCGGCTCTCAGCCCAAATGGAGACTTTATGTTTACATCTTCGACAGACGTCGTCTTGGCCAACGGCGTCAATTGCAACGCCGTTGCTCCTCTCACGCGGCCGGTGTTTCAACACTGGACATCACACTCGGTTCCCATCGTCCTCAATGTCTATTCCAATTTCGATTTCATCCAGGATATAtacagcagctgcaacgTTGATGGACCTCTCATTTGGGCAGCTCATCTCTTTTCCCGCACCTATGTGACCAACCTCCGTTACCCGACTGCCATAACCAGGGACGCCCACGCAGAAACTGAGCGCGAGCTGGGTACTTACCTGGGCAAGACCCTGAACTCGGTCAATAAGGCCCTCAATACGCCCGACGGGGCTTTTAGAGACGACGTTCTTGCTACTATATGGCTCCTCAGCAACTATGAG CTTCTTATTGGCTCTCTCAACCGCACAGAAACTCTAAGTCCATGGCATTTGCACGCTCGAGGGTTATACAGTATCCTAAAAATAAGAGGAGTCGCGCCGCTATATACGGCGAAAGGGCGCATGTCATTCTGGCCTGCCTATAGTATGGTG CAAATTCAGTCTCTAATTAATAATACAGAGTGTCCTCCGGAATCACGAGAATGGTTCGATATTATAGCACAATCACTATTTCCAGGAGAGGGCCTCGGGCTACAAGTGTCTCTATTCATAACCAAGGTCTGCAGTGTTCAGGCTAaaatcttcagcttctttcgGCGGCGAGACTTTAGCGGCGCGTCCCGGGATTATAAAGATCTCTTTGCCCAGATGAAGACAGCCACACATGAGCTTGAAGATTGGATGGAATCGAATCCTATGGACAACCACATGTTGGAAATTTACGTGATAAGCCTTTACCAGTCGGCTATTGTCAAAGGATTTAACGCCGTAAAGCTTCTCATCAACTTCCTCACACACTACCCCCCGTGCCCAATTCCTCTCCAACAGCTCATGGCTGATCGAGACTATTGCATCGAGATTGCTCAGACAGCAGCACAGGGAATTCTAGAGAGCGTTCCGCGTATTCTTGGACCCCTCGcggcaaaaggaaaagacaagtCTCCCAAGACTGTGTTCGATGCCGTGAGGACATTATGGCCTCTCATATGCGTATATGTCATAGACATTTGTCGATCGGAACAGAAACTTGCCGCAGAGGAATACCTCTTCTACATAGGCCGAGAATTAGGAGTACGACAGGGGCTGAATACCTACTCGACTAAATTGACTCTGCCGCAGGAGGCACGGATACCCTTTGGAGAGCATGGAGGGTTGTAG
- a CDS encoding uncharacterized protein (EggNog:ENOG41), with the protein MGSAFAINAIIESSAVSLLPSAPLTTPLSKAEQQSSPSSGSVCGVLPAFADLTNAATTATVTLPTDNNDAANNNKINNPILVALPTQSKVGQTVAQCPLCRGNLWSYYADAGTLVTYLIASTLDRPWELEPDVHIYTRSRREFVSLNDGKPQFEENYPDRAVFYRPETKERVDALTELQGTWRKQIRAAYKAQFAKI; encoded by the coding sequence ATGGGCAGCGCCTttgccatcaacgccatcatcgaATCCTCCGCCGTCTCCCTCCTCCCCTCTGCTCCGCTCACCACGCCGCTCAGCAAAGCCGAACAgcaatcatctccatcatctggcTCGGTGTGCGGCGTTCTCCCCGCCTTCGCCGACCTCACAaacgccgccaccaccgcaaCAGTCACTCTTCCCACAGACAACAacgatgctgccaacaacaacaagataAACAACCCCATCCTCGTCGCCCTCCCTACCCAGTCCAAAGTCGGCCAAACCGTCGCCCAGTGCCCCCTCTGCCGCGGCAACCTCTGGAGCTACTACGCCGACGCCGGCACGCTGGTCACGTACCTCATCGCCAGCACTCTCGACCGCCCGTGGGAGCTCGAGCCCGACGTGCACATTTACACCCGCAGCCGCAGGGAGTTTGTCTCGCTCAACGACGGGAAGCCCCAGTTTGAAGAAAATTACCCCGACAGAGCAGTGTTTTACAGGCCTGAGACGAAGGAGAGGGTTGATGCGTTGACGGAACTGCAGGGGACGTGGAGGAAGCAGATCAGAGCTGCTTACAAGGCTCAATTTGCCAAGATTTGA
- a CDS encoding uncharacterized protein (EggNog:ENOG41) gives MPSTTTLMLSPSPPLPPLSEEKRPATATESPLSNVEVEAVPPRPSRDRSHSTSASIANFTKRSWKPSSRSLLKMQPETPAETSDKPEAKPSRGDKLKRAVAASIQEITTNQTGQNRPVDPAAKPATKGFARATSYFSRIKQKPASSLSKTTDSIDSDFSCASSAASLAHPGSNSIDSHVSQSTTSGETNSTALTTDESSVEMPPRMPDPLWSQFKNLDLEFRGLASKPVAQKCALIQTLLLPFLKSATSQASLSGLRPEDVDCRAGVLNKWWGAVLEMLEAQHQQPVPGLDRQLLFEAATVIMMRLEWRQTTPYFLPLADRSPQDRARARSSTSSSDSSSSDQSALLAESAEHNIRTMFVSNLVRQMAFVVEKMSLRHVPPSLIEFAGKTCAYAFFFAPGVADILVRLWGLTPDLIRRVSENMGLTRKNNGEVDMETAASFPPKLSNLAWSSPRALWNTLKRIPKMPLLVARVPWTGPWVMRWKGRDTDLIFIFAKYFHLLSNEFMPASLSLTEKATSPAFVLVHAQLLSILDSTVHRQAALEPSQLATSARGAEAAALQMPMPPSNLMKSMSENRLVILLKDILADDTPTFAGARHTFAESFSALLKAAASRTSRYNSTACSTLCDLLEEVLFVYHRAETVENPTSYIDWSFWTDVCKLALTSLNTLSEIRIISFIYTMWDAIAKDPKQKLMVCRDWLLSEETFNAFFNNWCPMVRAYYMRLLCWRVCREVGSQDEVDMEIFALASKRLRSVWSHYLYLKQAADEAGRMGPATAPMSPTLGKRFIIIRQEINVPQPGLFVTFDTFTKASSIIDLPSSEKSAETGLLAKNDPKKKWSFLKLLSFSAANSPTQETPDTSPVKSSDAGLQNARREVANSRSRQNTSANPPKTAKSDKSDDSDGSNPVFEEPKFNFKFVLGWPQPHQQLPPLERMLVSPKLPTPAQAKLGFQAKRGGGPVLPPLMIPTRRFSGSSQGGLVQAAKNASPLDSPVAEPRRKLSLAIATEGIPEEPTTTGSETSSGDTTPNETISPSSPTIQPSSSQQRPSEGRVGPVKPAGAFLKNLSYSGRALSEWSLVVAECNNFIERRRDEGIIALSEIEVPLLGVEGFRKMAG, from the exons ATGCCCAGTACGACGACGCTGATGCTGAGCCCATCGCCCCCCCTTCCTCCGCTTAGCGAAGAAAAACGGCCCGCCACAGCAACTGAAAGCCCCCTGAGCAACGTCGAGGTCGAGGCGGTGCCTCCTCGACCATCCCGGGATCGCTCCCACTCGACATCTGCAAGCATCGCCAACTTCACCAAGAGGTCGTGGAAGCCGTCGTCGCGCTCGCTGCTCAAGATGCAGCCAGAGACCCCGGCCGAGACGAGCGACAAGCCCGAGGCCAAGCCCAGCCGCGGCGACAAGCTGAAACGGGCTGTCGCAGCCAGTATCCAGGAAATTACGACCAATCAGACGGGCCAAAACCGTCCAGTTGACCCAGCTGCTAAGCCCGCGACAAAGGGATTCGCTCGTGCAACTAGCTATTTCTCCAGGATCAAACAAAAGCCCGCGTCCTCGTTGTCTAAAACAACTGACAGCATCGACTCCGATTTTAGCTGCGCCTCCTCTGCCGCCAGTTTGGCTCACCCAGGCTCCAATAGCATCGACTCGCATGTCTCGCAATCCACCACTTCCGGCGAGACAAACTCCACGGCGCTCACCACAGATGAGTCGTCGGTCGAAATGCCACCGCGCATGCCCGATCCCCTCTGGTCGCAGTTCAAGAACTTGGATCTAGAGTTCCGTGGGCTCGCCTCCAAGCCTGTGGCCCAGAAATGCGCGCTGATCCAGACGCTACTTTTGCCTTTCCTCAAGAGTGCCACCAGCCAGGCATCTCTTAGCGGCTTGCGACCTGAGGATGTTGACTGCAGGGCCGGTGTCTTAAACAAATGGTGGGGCGCTGTCCTGGAAATGCTCGAGGCTCAGCACCAACAGCCCGTGCCGGGACTGGATCGCCAACTGCTCTTCGAGGCGGCGACTGTTATCATGATGCGCCTCGAGTGGCGCCAGACGACGCCTTATTTCTTGCCGTTGGCAGACCGGTCTCCTCAGGATCGTGCTCGCGCGAGATCATCCACCAGCTCATCTGACTCATCGAGCTCGGATCAATCTGCGCTGTTGGCAGAGTCGGCTGAGCACAACATCAGAACCATGTTTGTGTCCAACTTGGTGAGGCAGATGGCGTTTGTGGTCGAAAAAATGTCTCTCCGCCACGTGCCTCCGAGCTTGATTGAGTTTGCTGGCAAGACTTGCGCATatgccttcttttttgcgCCCGGTGTAGCTGATATCTTAGTACGACTTTGGGGTCTAACCCCAGACTTGATCCGTCGCGTCTCTGAAAACATGGGCCTCACTCGCAAAAACAACGGCGAAGTTGATATGGAAACAGCGGCGTCATTCCCGCCGAAGCTGAGCAACCTGGCCTGGTCCTCGCCCCGAGCTTTGTGGAACACTCTGAAGCGGATCCCAAAGATGCCTCTGCTTGTGGCGAGGGTACCATGGACGGGCCCGTGGGTTATGCGTTGGAAAGGCCGCGATACCGACCTCATTTTCATCTTTGCCAAATACTTTCACCTTTTATCCAACGAGTTCATGCCAGCGAGCCTTTCTTTAACTGAAAAAGCAACGTCACCGGCGTTTGTTCTTGTTCATGCACAGCTTTTGTCGATTCTCGATAGCACCGTTCATCGCCAGGCTGCGCTTGAGCCTTCACAGTTAGCAACCTCGGCTCGAGGAGCTGAAGCGGCGGCTCTACAAATGCCTATGCCGCCAAGCAActtgatgaagagcatgTCAGAGAATAGACTTGTAATTTTGCTCAAGGACATTCTCGCTGATGATACGCCAACATTTGCGGGAGCAAGACACACATTTGCCGAATCTTTCTCGGCGCTGTTGAAAGCCGCCGCAAGCAGGACATCCAGGTATAACAGCACCGCATGCTCAACGCTGTGTGACCTATTGGAAGAGGTTCTATTCGTTTACCACCGGGCTGAGACGGTTGAAAACCCGACAAGCTATATCGATTGGTCCTTTTGGACTGATGTCTGTAAACTTGCCTTGACCTCGCTGAATACGCTGTCAGAAATTCGAATAATCTCCTTCATCTACACGATGTGGGATGCCATTGCCAAAGACCCCAAGCAAAAATTAATGGTGTGCCGCGACTGGCTGTTGTCGGAAGAGACGTTCAACGCCTTTTTCAACAACTGGTGCCCAATGGTGCGAGCCTACTATATGCgtctgctctgctggcgAGTCTGTCGCGAAGTGGGCAGCCAGGATGAGGTAGATAT GGAGATTTTTGCTCTGGCTTCTAAGAGACTCAGGTCTGTCTGGTCGCACTATCTCTACCTTAAGCAGGCTGCAGACGAAGCCGGCCGGATGGGCCCTGCCACGGCGCCAATGTCACCTACCTTGGGAAAGCGATTCATCATCATTCGACAGGAGATTAATGTTCCGCAGCCAGGCCTCTTTGTGACGTTTGATACTTTTACCAAGGCATCAAGTATCATAGATTTGCCCTCCAGCGAGAAGAGCGCTGAAACCGGGCTGCTTGCCAAGAATGAccccaagaagaagtggTCTTTTCTAAAGCTATTATCCTTCAGTGCGGCCAATTCTCCAACTCAGGAAACTCCAGATACGTCGCCTGTCAAATCTTCGGACGCTGGACTTCAGAATGCGCGCCGAGAGGTTGCAAACTCCCGATCGCGGCAAAACACTTCAGCCAACCCTCCCAAGACAGCCAAATCTGACAAGAGTGACGACTCTGACGGATCAAATCCGGTCTTCGAAGAGCCCAAATTCAACTTCAAATTTGTCCTTGGCTGGCCACAGCCGCACCAGCAGTTGCCTCCGTTAGAACGAATGCTCGTGAGCCCGAAGCTACCTACACCGGCTCAAGCAAAACTTGGCTTTCAAGCGAAGCGTGGAGGTGGTCCAGTTCTCCCTCCGTTGATGATTCCGACGCGAAGGTTTTCTGGAAGCTCTCAAGGTGGTCTGGTGCAAGCTGCAAAGAACGCAAGCCCTCTTGATTCACCAGTTGCTGAACCTCGTCGAAAGTTGTCGCTTGCCATAGCCACCGAAGGAATTCCGGAAGAGCCTACCACGACTGGGTCTGAGACGAGCAGTGGCGATACGACCCCCAACGAAACCATTTCCCCGTCTTCTCCCACTATTCAGCCCAGCTCGAGTCAGCAACGGCCTAGTGAGGGCAGAGTAGGACCCGTCAAACCTGCCGGAGCGTTCCTCAAGAATTTGTCTTATTCGGGGCGTGCGTTGTCGGAGTGGAGCCTCGTCGTGGCGGAGTGCAACAATTTTATCGAGAGGCGCCGCGATGAAGGCATCATCGCCCTCAGCGAGATTGAAGTACCACTGCTCGGCGTCGAGGGATTCCGCAAAATGGCTGGCTAA